GTGCGGATTGCTGTCTTCCTCTTGGCTGTGAAGCAGGTCCTGTTTGCTGCGAATCTGCTTGTCCAGTTCTTTTTGCAAGTCGTCTTTGATAAGATCAGACAACAAGTCTTCTTCTTCAGAACCGGGCAGCTGGACGAGGACTTCCTTTTTAGGTGGCTCAGCTTTCGGTGGTTCGGCAGTAGTCCGCTGTTCCACCGGCAGCGGTTCCTTGTCAAGGGGCCGCTCCTCTTCGGTTAAGTCACTGGTGCCGTTGGTTAGGAGGCTTAAAACGTGTGCGGTCTTATTGCTTTTTTTAGCCATAAATTATAATCCTCCGTGAATCAGTTCTTTTACGAAGTTGGAATAGTCGATGCAGGCATTGGCCTTGGGGGCATAGTCCAACAAGGCTAGGCCATGAGCTGGAGCTTCAGCTACGGCAACGCTGTTGCGGATAAAAGTTTCCGCAACCTTGGTGCCCAGTTGCGCGGCGATTGCTTCTGTCATATCGCAGACCTCTTTGGTTAAAGAAGCCCGTTTATTGTACTTGGTCAGCAGGATGCAGGCCAGGTTCAGTTTAGGGTTGTAATATTTTTTCACGTTTTCGATGGTCTCTTTAATCTGAGAAATGCCCAGCAAACTGAGAACCTCAGGAATCATGGGGATAATCAGATGATCTGCACAAACGTAAGCATTTACAGTTAAAATGTTTAAAGCAGGGGGGGTATCTATGACAATATAATCATAGATGTCCTTTATGTCTTTGATAGCTTCTGCCAGTAAGAATTCACGACCAGAATGGTTAAATTCCAACTCTGCTGTACTGAGCAGGATATTGGAAGAAATAAAGTGCCCGCAATCAATGGAGCGGACCGCTTCGTTAATAGTAGCTTTTCCTTTGAATACGTCATAGAGGGTAACTCCCTCCTCAATGTTGATGCCTAGGCTAAAGCCCAGACTTCCCTGCGGATCCAGATCGATGCCGAGAACCTTATAGCCCATCTTTGAAAGCCCACCTATGAGGGCGTTACAGGTGGTAGTCTTGGCAACGCCACCTTTTTGATTTGTGACTACGATTATTTTCGCCAATTTCTTTCTCCCTTTACGTTTAGTAGTTATGAATCTATTTTACCACATTTTCCGAGATTTTGGCTTAATTATTTTTCGCCTTTGACGATATATAAATATATAAAAATATATAATATTGAAGTTTTTTCGTGTTTTTATGTAAGATTAATATAATGTCAAGGAGCAGACAGGGATGTCAGCAAAAGATAATCAATGATTAGGGAGGATGAATTATGACAAGCAGCGTAAATAGTACATCTACATCCAGTACCGCTAGCACCTATTCGGCAAAAGGGTATACTGGATTGGCGAGCGGTATTGATACAGAGGCCGTTGTAGAATCCATGACGGCCGACATACAGGCCAAGATTGACAAGGTAAAACAGCAACAGCAGACCTTCACTTGGAAGCAAGATGCCTATAGAGAAGTGATCACGTCTCTATTGGATTTTCAGTCCAAGTACTTTTCCTATGCTTCCAGTACTAACCTGTTGAGTTCAAACTTTTATAAATGCACCAGTATGGTAGCTGGAGGCACCAATGCCAGCAAGATTTCTGTCACGGGACTTTCTAACACGAACACGCCCACCTACAGCGTGACGGGTGTGAGCCAGCTGGCCAAGGCGGCGTCCCAGGTAATGGAAGGCAGCAAGACTAGTGCCGACATTCGTACCGGAGAAATCTCTTTCGATCCCCGCCAAGTGAGCCTTGTCAGCGGCGGCACCATCTCCATCAAGTACGGCGGCAGTAAATACTCGGTGAAGATTGCCGATGACGCGGAGATTACAGATAAGCAATCCTTTGCTGATGCATTGAATGTAGCATTAAAGGAGACCGGCTTGTCCATCGGGGGCACCTTGGGGGACAAGCTGCAATTTTCTGTAGCTGGAGAACGGATAGAACTAGGGTGTGTAGATAGTAAGGATACGAACTCTTTCTCTATTGCAGGCGGTTCCAGCGCGGTCTTGAATGCCCTCCACATGAAAAAGGATGATAAGTCTACTGCAGGTATGATAGTAGGCAGTGAGCCTACTACAGAGA
The genomic region above belongs to Aminipila butyrica and contains:
- a CDS encoding ParA family protein, encoding MAKIIVVTNQKGGVAKTTTCNALIGGLSKMGYKVLGIDLDPQGSLGFSLGINIEEGVTLYDVFKGKATINEAVRSIDCGHFISSNILLSTAELEFNHSGREFLLAEAIKDIKDIYDYIVIDTPPALNILTVNAYVCADHLIIPMIPEVLSLLGISQIKETIENVKKYYNPKLNLACILLTKYNKRASLTKEVCDMTEAIAAQLGTKVAETFIRNSVAVAEAPAHGLALLDYAPKANACIDYSNFVKELIHGGL